A window of Indicator indicator isolate 239-I01 chromosome 25, UM_Iind_1.1, whole genome shotgun sequence contains these coding sequences:
- the SHROOM3 gene encoding protein Shroom3 has translation MLDNINTSISSPEASITHQGRYIYLEALLQGGAPWGFTLKGGLEHGEPLIISKIEQGGKADSLPSKLQAGDEVVNINEVELSSSRREAISLVKGSYKKLKLVVRRDTHAAKGCTDLSPSPDCLTTHFQPSKSSWTGGVKLRVKTRRTEAPGRPHSWHSTKLVENQPDPSMMQISQGTLGTPWHQSYHSSSSTSDLSGYEHGYLRRSPDQYSSRGSMESLDHPSPGYHPCHLSPAKSTNSIDQLSHLHSKRDSAYSSFSTNSSIPEYPAAPFSKEHSCSTDSLQPRGGLQEGIRQADIRYVKTVYDAQRGISKEYEVKSSALLPSCEARASLEGRSHGRLHGFLRHNLAPSWAQPGQGSLDSKSQPHKGPPLPPARSDSYAATRHHEKPSSCAGLDLSKPGRSQPKGAWSPLVSTLSQGPLLKSPFGEGHLHTVVEKSPESSPTVKPKQSYSQPAQPGQPLLPTGVYQVPSPEPHYAQVPQPSASSNGTLYPALAKESGYSPPPPVSYDKAVASCTLGFDENGNQSTANRSTIFYQPPAAERKHEAAAKLLQQKPPGTAGTEVCPTTLRKEELLPPYKVAHSSRETTSPAQATKQSFQTPQPQVRDASERKTHFQPKEEWTAESLEDKNGKAQINERDSGSHQQWGHSKAKQYGFSSLQNIPESSRRQSSSELKEMQVGEGYSIPRLSLGSKEEKDHRAQGHRQWSDVDPQAFVRQEEEEGTGVTLFHTAEPKHKEPSSPQHPKTSDFGRSRLSSSSTQSFPYSKAEAAKPRCSVLEKVTKFEQREQSAPRPQSAGMPSFGQHYGPSRTSQPSSTRCSLHSLEDMRSKLPSEPGSVSSPSIRNGKLEEADWRTIELQMVASAKQVRPSEYYSLCPENEVQTRAAQLLRSKSTFQLGDEPEKEILWKDNIQDAHGLDTPFNRAYRNSIKDAQSRVLRATSFRRISPPFGSASKRTAQRPASAHMGVRSTAASPHTPKERHSITPTEGSLSALDYGKGQHVSRIGGRRRLTAEQKKRSYSEPEKMNEVGISDGEPSPFSFQKKSSHFVFPENTVADRRKIFERDGKASSTACLSKPELKQLQQSALADYIERKTGRRPSSQDVGLLRERAHSSYLQPGAMDSQSLSSASSMNSLQDQNLYRRRESFERISRMGRISSTLPPELLGYFDLSGDERKPGRQDSLATSRPKAEKCRDYRARTELTKGTQTDPLGVQGQPRYGKQEQVLEMPSSSRKSGKSVSVEDLLDRHDQQTVPVHVRSRSSPTAEKKHQDPLRRDSSEFGPMVRDPFYVVSAGPRSFSKQERSHSEKMAFTSYYPHPHHSSEAVTGPATLTENHRLSELARPDSRTSAFVLTPTEARSHYPEQKQGFKPLFLNLSPGAGQSSPDTPAQTPSDLQSAGDGQAVRQHHAKRDAAPPEGNSDMQAQSLGAVQDRSPGSPTEEMMWRRKAGLLHRSLPPKVLWAHSLKDNSYPRAVVSPPVAGPKFSQRWQSLPTQSSTSSDPETPSPQGTTHLRISESVLQLTPPPALQDDEDDEVFVTASQPAVASPPFSPPLPSHPLPELSSCTSANSTEGFPPSPPPLALEGTTGAAGDKAPRLAEEAKASSFKSFPKALAEREGTSISERDWPLSPHASKRTSSPSAVDKQHQLPASSEGLQSADRQPISPPEGNHREPAVATRESENSSLDSGPLSTASPVKTKTKSPEDIKSEALAKEIVHKDKSLADILDPDSKMKTTMDLMEGIFPSGTSLLKENMKRKTTQKKANRTAAEDEMKEKEAPVTLVTCPAYYNVSAPKAELLNKIKDLPEEVGEEEELLDINEKKAELIGSLTNKLEILKEAKEGLLADIKMNNALGEEVELLISNLCKPNEFDKYKMFIGDLDKVVNLLLSLSGRLARVENVLRSLGENANSEERSSLNEKRKLLAGQHEDARELKENLDRRERVVLEILGNYLSEEQLQDYQHFVKMKSALLIEQRELDDKIKLGQEQLKCLMESLPTDFTPRDATAAAALAALLATSSGVSGKTPPAVSSSL, from the exons GGACACACATGCAGCAAAGGGATGCACTGACCTGTCCCCCAGCCCGGACTGTCTGACCACTCACTTCCAGCCCAGCAAATCCTCGTGGACAGGAGGAGTTAAGCTACGGGTGAAGACCAG GCGGACTGAAGCTCCAGGCCGACCTCACTCCTGGCATTCAACCAAACTTGTGGAGAACCAACCCGATCCCAGCATGATGCAAATATCTCAGGGTACGCTTGGCACCCCTTGGCATCAGTCCTACCACTCCAG ctcctcaaCCAGCGATCTCTCTGGCTATGAGCATGGCTATCTGAGGAGAAGTCCCGACCAGTACAGCTCCCGGGGCAGCATGGAGAGCTTGGACCACCCCTCCCCTGGCTACCATCCTTGTCACCTGTCCCCAGCCAAATCCACCAACAGCATCGACCAGCTCTCCcaccttcacagcaagagagacTCTGCCTAcagctccttctccaccaaCTCCAGCATCCCCGAGTATCCTGCTGCCCCCTTCAGCAAGGAGCACTCCTGCTCCACAGACAGCCTGCAGCCCCGAGGAGGCCTGCAGGAGGGCATCAGGCAGGCTGACATCAGGTACGTCAAGACTGTCTATGATGCCCAGCGTGGGATCTCCAAGGAGTATGAGGTGAAGTCCTCTGCCTTGCTCCCCAGCTGTGAGGCTAGGGCCTCTCTGGAGGGCCGCAGCCATGGCAGGCTCCATGGCTTCCTGCGGCACAACCTGGCTCCCTcctgggcacagccaggccagGGCTCCCTGGATAGCAAGAGCCAGCCCCACAAGGGACCTCCCTTACCTCCCGCTCGCAGCGACAGCTATGCAGCCACCAGGCACCACGAGAAgcccagctcctgtgctggcCTTGACCTGAGCAAGCCTGGTCGGAGTCAGCCAAAAGGGGCCTGGTCTCCACTTGTCAGCACCCTGTCCCAGGGGCCACTGCTGAAAAGCCCCTTTGGAGAAGGGCACCTGCACACCGTGGTGGAGAAGAGTCCAGAGAGTAGCCCCACTGTGAAGCCCAAGCAGAGCTattcccagccagcccagccaggtCAGCCCCTGCTGCCTACTGGTGTCTACCAAGTACCTTCCCCAGAGCCACACTATGCccaggtgccccagccctctgcaaGCAGCAACGGGACGCTTTATCCAGCTCTGGCCAAAGAAAGTGGCTACTCTCCACCTCCTCCAGTCTCCTATGACAAGGCTGTAgccagctgcaccctgggctTTGATGAGAATGGAAACCAAAGCACTGCAAACAGATCAACCATCTTCtaccagcccccagcagctgagagaaagcatgaggctgcagcaaagcttctccagcagaaacctcctggcacagcaggcacagaagTCTGCCCGACCACGTTGAGAAAGGAGGAGCTGTTACCCCCCTACAAGGTGGCACACAGCAGCCGAGAGACCACAAGTCCTGCACAGGCCACCAAACAGAGTTTTCAAactccacagccccaggtgaGGGATGCTAGTGAGAGAAAAACCCATTTCCAGCCCAAGGAGGAGTGGACAGCAGAGTCCTTGGAGGACAAAAATGGCAAGGCACAGATCAACGAGAGAGACTCTGGTAGCCATCAGCAGTGGGGTCACAGCAAGGCCAAGCAGTATGGCTTCTCCTCCTTGCAGAACATCCCAGAGAGCtccaggaggcagagcagctccgAGCTAAAAGAGATGCAGGTGGGTGAGGGTTATTCCATCCCCAGACTGTCCTTGGGCAGTAAAGAAGAGAAGGACCACAGGGCACAGGGGCACAGACAGTGGAGTGATGTGGACCCACAGGCCTTtgtgaggcaggaggaggaggaaggcaccGGTGTGACTCTGTTCCACACTGCTGAGCCTAAGCATAAAGAGCCCTCATCTCCACAGCACCCAAAAACCTCTGACTTTGGGAGGAGCcggctcagctccagcagcacccagagctttccctacagcaaagcagaggctgCCAAGCCccgctgctctgtgctggagaaggtcacCAAGTTTGAGCAGCGAGAGCAAAGCGCTCCCCGACCCCAGAGCGCCGGCATGCCCAGCTTCGGCCAGCACTATGGGCCCAGCAGGACCagccagccctccagcaccaggtgctctctgcacagcctggaggACATgcggagcaagctgcccagtgAGCCAGGCAGCgtctccagcccctccatcagGAATgggaagctggaggaggctgacTGGCGCACTATAGAGCTGCAGATGGTGGCTTCGGCGAAGCAGGTGAGACCCAGCGAGTACTACAGCTTGTGTCCTGAAAATGAGGTGCAAACAagggcagctcagctcctgagGAGTAAAAGCACATTCCAGCTGGGGGATGAACCTGAGAAGGAGATCCTCTGGAAGGATAACATCCAGGATGCCCATGGGCTGGACACACCATTTAACAGGGCCTACAGGAACAGCATTAAAGACGCTCAGTCcagggtgctgagggccacTTCCTTCCGTCGCATCAGCCCCCCATTTGGGAGCGCGTCCAAGAGAACAGCCCAGAGGCCTGCCTCAGCCCACATGGGCGTGAGGAGCACggcagcttctccccacaccccaAAGGAGAGGCACAGTATCACGCCCACAGAAGGCAGCCTCTCTGCCCTGGACTATGGCAAGGGGCAGCACGTCTCGCGCATCGGGGGCCGGAGGCGGCTGACGGCGGAGCAGAAGAAGAGGTCCTACTCGGAGCCGGAGAAGATGAACGAGGTGGGCATCTCTGACGGGGAGCCATCGCCCTTCTCCTTCCAGAAGAAGAGCAGCCACTTTGTGTTCCCGGAGAACACGGTGGCCGACCGGCGCAAGATCTTCGAGCGGGATGGCAAAGCCTCCTCCACCGCCTGCCTGTCCAAGccggagctgaagcagctccagcagagcgCCCTGGCCGACTACATCGAGCGCAAGACTGGGCGCCGGCCGTCCTCGCAGGACGtggggctgctgagggagcGTGCCCACAGCTCCTACCTGCAGCCCGGAGCCATGGACAGCCAgagcctctcctctgcctccagCATGAATTCCCTCCAGGACCAGAACCTCTACCGCCGGAGAGAGTCCTTCGAGCGGATATCCAGGATGGGGAGGATATCTTCTACccttcctcctgagctgctgggctaCTTTGATCTGAGTGGAGATGAGAGGAAACCAGGGCGCCAGGACAGCTTGGCCACGAGCCGCCCCAAAGCAGAGAAGTGCCGGGATTACAGAGCCAGAACAGAGCTCACCAAAGGCACGCAGACGGACCCTCTGGGTGTGCAAGGCCAGCCTCGCTacgggaagcaggagcaggtctTGGAGatgccctccagcagcaggaaatcTGGGAAGTCGGTGTCCGTGGAGGACCTGCTCGATAGGCATGACCAGCAGACGGTTCCCGTGCACGTACGCTCCCGGTCATCACCCACCGCAGAGAAGAAGCACCAG GACCCACTGAGAAGGGACAGCAGTGAGTTTGGCCCCATGGTGAGAGACCCTTTCTACGTGGTCAGCGCGGGACCCAG GTCTTtcagcaagcaagaaagaagccaCTCAGAAAAAATGGCCTTCACAAGTTATTATCCCCATCCTCACCACAGCAGCGAGGCTGTCACCGGGCCTGCCACGCTGACCGAGAACCACAGGCTCTCAGAACTTGCCAGGCCAGACAGCAGGACTTCTGCATTTGTCCTAACCCCAACGGAGGCAAGGAGTCACTATCCTGAGCAAAAGCAAGGCTTTAAACCCTTGTTCCTTAACCTTTCTCCTGGGGCTGGCCAGTCCTCCCCTGACACACCCGCCCAGACTCCCTCAGACTTGCAGAGTGCAGGGGATGGCCAGGCTGTGAGACAGCACCATGCCAAACGAGATGCTGCTCCCCCTGAGGGCAACAGTGACATGCAGGCACAATCTTTGGGTGCTGTCCAGGATAGATCCCCTGGGAGCCCCACAGAAGAAATGATGTGGAGAAGAAAAGCCGGGCTGCTTCACCGATCCCTCCCACCCAAAGTGCTGTGGGCTCACTCGCTCAAAGACAACAGCTACCCAAGGGCTGTGGTGTCTCCTCCAGTGGCTGGGCCAAAGTTCTCCCAGAGGTGGCAGTCCCTGCCCACGCAGAGCAGCACTTCTTCTGACCCAGAgactccttctccccaggggaCAACCCATCTCCGGATCTCGGAGTCGGTGCTGCAGCTCACACCGCCACCGGCGCTGCAGGACGACGAAGATGACGAAGTGTTTGTCACAGCCTCCCAGCCTGCTGTCGCCTCTCCACCCTTCTCACCCCCACTGCCATCCCATCCCCTTCCTGAGCTGAGCTCCTGTACTTCTGCAAACAGCACAGAGGGATTCCCACCTTCTCCCCCACCGCTGGCGCTGGAGGGGACCACTGGGGCAGCTGGAGACAAAgcccccaggctggcagaggaggcCAAAGCAAG CAGCTTCAAAAGCTTTCCCAAAGCCCTGGCTGAGAGGGAGGGCACCAGTATCAGTGAAAGGGACTGGCCCCTCTCACCACATGCATCAAAGAGGACCAGCTCTCCATCTGCTGTGGACAAGCAGCACCAGTTACCTGCTTCTTCTGAAGGACTTCAGAGTGCTGACAGGCAGCCCATAAGTCCACCTGAAGGTAATCACAGAGAGCCAGCAGTCGCCACCCGGGAGTCGGAGAACAGCAGCCTGGACTCTGGGCCGCTCAGCACAGCATCTCCGGTGAAGACAAAGACCAAGAGCCCAGAAGATATTAAGTCAGAGGCTCTAGCAAAAGAAATTGTCCACAAAGACAAGTCTCTGGCTGATATCTTGGATCCAGATTCCAAAATGAAGACAACCATGGACTTAATGGAAGGGATTTTCCCCAGTGGGACCAGCTTGCTGAAGGAGAACATGAAAAGGAAGACGACGCAGAAGAAAGCTAacaggacagcagctgaagatgaaat gaaagaaaaggaagctccTGTCACCCTGGTCACCTGTCCTGCTTATTACAACGTTTCAGcacccaaagcagagctgctgaataaAATCAAGGACTTGCCAGAGGAAGTCGgtgaagaagaggagctgctggacatcAACGAGAAGAAG GCTGAGCTCATCGGCAGCCTGACCAACAAACTGGAAATCCTGAAGGAAGCCAAGGAGGGCCTGCTTGCGGACATCAAGATGAACAATGCTCTTGGAGAAGAGGTGGAGCTGTTGATCAGCAATCTCTGCAAGCCTAATGAGTTTGACAAGTACAAGATGTTCATTGGTGACCTGGACAAGGTGGTgaacctgctgctctccctctcgGGGCGCCTGGCCCGCGTGGAGAACGTCCTGAGGAGCCTGGGGGAAAATGCCAACAGTGAAGAGCGG AGCTCCCTGaatgagaagaggaagctgctggctgGCCAGCACGAGGACGCTCGGGAGCTGAAGGAAAACCTTGACCGTCGAGAACGGGTGGTCTTGGAGATCCTGGGTAACTACCtgtctgaggagcagctccaggacTACCAGCACTTTGTGAAGATGAAATCTGCGCTCCTCATCGAGCAGCGAGAGCTGGACGATAAAATCAAACTGGGTCAGGAACAGCTCAAGTGCCTGATGGAAAGCCTCCCCACGGACTTCACACCAAGGgatgcaacagcagcagctgcccttgcTGCACTACTTGCTACCTCCAGCGGGGTCAGTGGTAAAACACCTCCAGCAGTCTCCTCCTCACTCTAA